In Corynebacterium endometrii, one DNA window encodes the following:
- a CDS encoding cation:proton antiporter: MHLNSTPLVLAAAESQHTDSLVSFAIIMTVALLAPLISYMFRWKLPAVALLLIIGMIIGPSVLDIAQEDAGISLIKELGMGALFLLAGFEIELSSLKSKEARTAMSTWVLCAIASVIGAYFLLNDGLPLAFVLAIAVTSTALGTIVPMLKQNGLMDTRVGQSVMIHGAVGEVMPIAAMALLLSSRATWETGLILLAFLGITVLLALLPGVVGKLMPLVKEAFLEGAASTNQTIMRLILLVLAILMAVAAVFELDIVLGAFAAGIIFNQIVPDEFHERLEHRLDVVCYSFLIPVFFVVSGMALDWNVIKDEPLLVLAVPLLILFTRGLPVFLRENVGHTGSDIETVRERLQVSLYSATGLPIIVAVMALAQGSEIVTNEQASIFIAGGALTVLIFPLIAGFLGDNSEVEEAPEPKKELKDL; encoded by the coding sequence ATGCACTTGAACTCCACGCCGCTGGTGCTCGCGGCAGCCGAATCCCAGCACACCGATTCCTTGGTGTCATTCGCCATCATCATGACAGTGGCGCTCCTAGCGCCGCTAATTAGCTACATGTTCCGATGGAAGCTGCCAGCGGTGGCATTGTTGCTGATTATCGGCATGATCATCGGCCCCTCCGTCCTGGATATCGCGCAGGAGGACGCCGGCATCAGCCTTATTAAGGAATTAGGCATGGGTGCCCTTTTCCTTCTTGCAGGTTTTGAAATTGAGCTTTCCTCGCTCAAGAGCAAAGAGGCCCGCACGGCCATGTCGACGTGGGTGCTGTGCGCCATTGCCAGCGTGATAGGCGCCTACTTCCTCCTCAACGATGGCCTCCCCCTTGCCTTCGTTCTCGCCATCGCAGTGACCTCCACGGCGCTGGGAACCATCGTTCCGATGCTCAAGCAAAACGGACTGATGGACACTCGGGTGGGCCAGTCGGTCATGATTCACGGCGCCGTCGGTGAGGTTATGCCCATCGCCGCCATGGCGCTGCTGCTATCCTCCCGCGCTACCTGGGAAACAGGCCTTATCCTCCTTGCCTTCCTTGGCATAACGGTGTTGCTGGCGCTGCTGCCGGGGGTCGTCGGCAAGTTGATGCCCTTGGTGAAAGAGGCATTCCTGGAGGGGGCGGCCTCCACAAACCAGACAATCATGCGTTTGATCCTGCTGGTGCTGGCCATCCTCATGGCAGTGGCAGCGGTATTCGAGCTCGACATTGTGCTGGGCGCCTTCGCCGCCGGCATCATTTTCAACCAGATCGTGCCGGACGAGTTCCACGAACGCCTTGAGCACCGCCTAGACGTGGTGTGTTATTCCTTCCTTATTCCGGTCTTCTTTGTGGTCTCCGGCATGGCGCTGGACTGGAACGTCATCAAGGACGAGCCGCTACTGGTGCTGGCCGTGCCGCTGCTGATTCTTTTTACCCGCGGGCTGCCGGTATTCCTGCGCGAAAATGTGGGACACACCGGCTCCGATATTGAGACGGTGCGCGAGCGCCTGCAGGTATCCCTGTATTCGGCCACCGGCCTGCCGATTATCGTGGCGGTCATGGCCCTGGCGCAAGGCTCCGAGATTGTGACCAATGAACAAGCATCCATCTTCATCGCCGGCGGCGCATTGACCGTGCTCATCTTCCCTTTGATTGCGGGCTTTTTGGGGGACAATTCCGAAGTTGAAGAGGCCCCGGAACCTAAAAAGGAATTGAAGGACCTCTAG
- a CDS encoding DUF1707 SHOCT-like domain-containing protein has product MNNPHGNAFRLSDSERNDAMNQLARAVGEGRLTIEEFEERSDDIMAATTRRELVPIFADIPAQASTEVKIYSQGDIDRARQAGAKPRLATALATTFVAGPASIFMTAVAVDMGSVTLGVGALALAVLVPVTWIMLYVAKIGPAHWYTPSPRQIERQRMRELQAANAEEAAQRKALQAQLWAERRQQANELTGEAMDLAKRQLSKWNGKK; this is encoded by the coding sequence ATGAATAATCCGCACGGCAATGCCTTCCGTTTGTCTGACTCTGAGCGCAATGACGCCATGAATCAATTGGCGCGCGCCGTGGGGGAAGGACGCCTCACCATCGAGGAATTCGAAGAGCGCTCCGATGACATCATGGCGGCCACGACCCGCCGCGAGCTGGTTCCTATCTTCGCGGATATCCCGGCGCAAGCATCCACGGAAGTAAAAATCTACAGCCAGGGAGACATTGACCGTGCCCGCCAGGCCGGCGCCAAACCACGCCTTGCAACGGCACTGGCCACGACGTTTGTTGCGGGCCCAGCCTCCATATTCATGACGGCCGTGGCGGTTGACATGGGTTCCGTCACGCTCGGCGTAGGAGCGCTGGCGCTGGCGGTTCTGGTGCCTGTTACCTGGATTATGCTTTACGTGGCCAAGATCGGACCCGCGCACTGGTACACGCCAAGCCCGCGACAGATTGAACGCCAGCGTATGCGTGAACTTCAGGCCGCTAACGCAGAGGAGGCCGCGCAGCGCAAGGCGCTTCAGGCGCAGCTGTGGGCGGAACGCCGTCAACAGGCCAACGAGCTCACCGGCGAGGCCATGGATCTGGCCAAGCGCCAGCTGAGCAAATGGAACGGCAAAAAGTAA
- a CDS encoding pyridoxal phosphate-dependent aminotransferase: protein MTRSGYKRTFDEADKLKGVAYDIRGEVSALAERMELDGHSILKLNTGNPAIFGFDAPDVIMRDMIAALPTSQGYSTSKGIIPARRAIVTRYELEDFPHFDIDDVFLGNGVSELISMTTQALLNNGDEVLIPAPDYPLWTAATSLAGGTPVHYMCDEEQNWMPDLEDIESKITDKTKAIVVINPNNPTGAVYTREVLEGIVKIAREHGLLILADEIYDRILYDDAKHVSIASLCPDLLCITYNGLSKAYRVAGYRAGWMVLTGPKGHAKGFVEGLELLAGTRLCPNVPAQHAIQVALGGRQSIFELTSDGGRLHKQRNITWKKLNEIPGVSCVKPMGALYAFPRLDPEVYEIHDDSKLMLDVLKATKILMVQGTGFNYPTPDHFRVVTLPWASQLENAMERLGDFLVGYKQ, encoded by the coding sequence ATGACACGCTCAGGATATAAACGCACTTTTGACGAAGCAGACAAACTCAAGGGCGTTGCCTATGACATCCGCGGTGAGGTTTCCGCCCTCGCGGAGCGCATGGAGCTCGATGGTCACTCCATCTTGAAGCTCAACACGGGCAACCCGGCGATCTTCGGCTTCGACGCGCCCGATGTAATCATGCGGGATATGATCGCGGCGCTCCCAACCTCCCAGGGATATTCCACGTCAAAGGGCATTATTCCTGCACGCCGTGCGATTGTGACGCGTTACGAGCTCGAGGATTTCCCGCACTTCGATATCGATGATGTCTTCCTCGGCAACGGCGTTTCGGAGCTCATCTCCATGACCACCCAGGCCCTGCTCAACAACGGCGACGAGGTGCTCATCCCCGCCCCGGATTACCCACTGTGGACTGCGGCCACCTCGCTTGCCGGCGGCACCCCGGTGCACTACATGTGCGATGAAGAGCAGAACTGGATGCCGGACCTGGAGGATATCGAATCCAAGATCACGGACAAGACCAAGGCGATTGTTGTTATTAACCCTAATAACCCAACCGGCGCGGTCTACACGCGTGAGGTGCTGGAGGGCATTGTAAAGATCGCGCGCGAGCACGGCCTGCTCATCTTGGCAGATGAAATCTACGATCGCATTCTTTACGACGACGCCAAGCACGTCTCCATCGCCTCCCTCTGCCCGGACCTGCTGTGCATCACGTACAACGGCCTGTCCAAGGCCTACCGCGTGGCCGGTTACCGAGCGGGCTGGATGGTACTCACGGGCCCCAAGGGCCACGCCAAGGGTTTCGTTGAGGGCCTGGAACTGTTGGCCGGCACCCGCCTGTGCCCCAACGTTCCGGCGCAGCACGCGATCCAGGTGGCTTTAGGCGGGCGACAGTCCATCTTCGAGTTGACCTCGGACGGCGGACGCCTGCACAAGCAGCGCAATATCACCTGGAAGAAGCTCAATGAGATCCCGGGCGTGAGCTGCGTGAAGCCAATGGGCGCGCTGTACGCGTTCCCACGCTTGGATCCGGAGGTTTATGAGATTCACGATGATTCCAAGCTGATGCTGGACGTGCTCAAGGCGACCAAGATACTGATGGTCCAGGGCACGGGCTTTAACTATCCAACCCCAGACCACTTCCGCGTGGTCACACTCCCGTGGGCCTCCCAGCTGGAAAACGCCATGGAACGCCTCGGCGACTTCCTGGTGGGGTATAAGCAGTAA
- the dcd gene encoding dCTP deaminase, whose amino-acid sequence MLLSDRDIRSAIDSQQLIIEPYVPEMVQPSSIDVCLDKFFRVFNNSRYTHIDPKEEMPDLTSLVEVDEDDAFVLHPGEFVLGATLEKFTLPNHLAGRLEGKSSLGRLGLLTHSTAGFIDPGFSGHITLELSNTANLPIKLYPGMKVGQLALFAMTSPAESPYGTGALGSKYQGQRGPTPSKSYLNFR is encoded by the coding sequence GTGCTTCTTTCAGATCGTGATATCCGTTCAGCAATCGACTCCCAGCAGCTCATCATCGAGCCCTATGTGCCGGAGATGGTTCAGCCGTCCTCCATTGACGTGTGCCTGGACAAGTTCTTCCGCGTGTTTAACAACTCGCGCTATACCCACATCGATCCAAAGGAAGAGATGCCTGATCTCACCAGCCTGGTCGAGGTGGACGAGGATGACGCGTTCGTATTGCATCCCGGGGAGTTCGTCCTGGGCGCAACCCTGGAGAAGTTCACGTTGCCCAACCACTTGGCTGGGCGTTTGGAGGGCAAGTCCTCACTGGGGCGCCTGGGCCTTTTGACCCATTCCACGGCCGGATTTATTGACCCCGGATTCTCCGGCCACATCACTCTGGAGCTGTCCAACACCGCGAACCTGCCAATCAAGCTGTATCCGGGCATGAAGGTAGGCCAGCTGGCCCTGTTTGCTATGACCTCCCCGGCGGAAAGCCCATACGGCACCGGCGCATTGGGATCTAAGTACCAGGGGCAACGCGGCCCAACCCCGTCGAAGTCTTACCTTAATTTCCGTTAG
- a CDS encoding DsbA family protein yields the protein MRSPKLVMTTGALISAALLAAGCSNPDSRQPAAPESTVEVAETTTTSEGAAGVCGPGDEAGGDGSEEACAPGESSSASETSASVTKSAEPSGSASSTTSSASAAADASSAIGNHAVTVTDTGIVVGDPEAAHSVQIYEDFNCPHCVNLHKVLSEDGSIDRWIEQGASVEIIPVNYLGPRTTHDFSGRAAAALNLVASKYPDKLGDAQAALFNARPEASTTTLSDSELIEALEDAGIELTAADGAALAGGEYDEWVDGATAGAAEAGVTSIPQVWVDGERVDKDTPEELVAGVKFD from the coding sequence ATGCGTTCGCCAAAGCTCGTGATGACCACCGGCGCTTTGATCTCCGCCGCCCTCCTGGCGGCAGGTTGTTCCAACCCGGACTCCCGTCAGCCCGCCGCGCCGGAGAGCACCGTTGAGGTCGCCGAGACAACCACCACCTCCGAGGGCGCCGCCGGCGTGTGCGGCCCCGGCGATGAGGCCGGAGGGGACGGCTCGGAGGAGGCGTGCGCGCCGGGGGAGAGCTCCTCTGCCTCTGAAACCTCGGCATCGGTTACGAAGTCCGCCGAGCCTTCCGGCTCAGCGTCGTCCACCACCTCATCGGCCTCGGCTGCCGCCGATGCCTCTTCCGCGATTGGTAACCACGCGGTGACCGTGACGGACACCGGAATCGTTGTCGGCGACCCCGAGGCCGCGCACAGCGTTCAGATTTACGAGGACTTCAACTGCCCGCACTGCGTCAACCTGCACAAGGTGCTCAGCGAGGACGGCTCCATTGACCGCTGGATTGAACAGGGCGCCTCCGTGGAAATCATCCCGGTCAACTACCTGGGCCCACGCACCACGCATGACTTCTCCGGCCGGGCCGCCGCGGCGCTTAACTTGGTAGCCTCCAAATATCCGGACAAGTTGGGCGACGCCCAGGCGGCCCTCTTTAACGCCCGCCCGGAGGCGTCCACTACCACCCTCAGCGATTCGGAGCTGATTGAGGCGCTGGAGGACGCGGGGATTGAGCTCACCGCCGCCGACGGCGCCGCCCTGGCCGGCGGCGAGTACGACGAATGGGTAGACGGCGCCACCGCCGGTGCCGCCGAGGCCGGCGTTACCTCCATCCCGCAGGTCTGGGTCGACGGGGAACGCGTTGACAAGGACACCCCCGAAGAGTTGGTGGCGGGCGTTAAATTCGACTAG